One part of the Candidatus Methylacidiphilales bacterium genome encodes these proteins:
- a CDS encoding cupin domain-containing protein, which yields MPIKPTFLLLSLLFLSFLQVEAPAQDSPAAKITPLLKTTTSWDGQPIVYPKGQAEITGVMIEIAPGGETGWHLHPVPCFGCIMEGELDVTLKDGRVKHLKAGEALAEVVNTLHNGRNTGKTPVKLLVFYAGSVGSSLTVRKSIKK from the coding sequence ATGCCCATAAAACCCACATTTCTCTTATTGAGTTTGCTGTTCCTCTCTTTTTTGCAGGTTGAAGCCCCGGCCCAGGACAGCCCGGCAGCCAAAATTACGCCTCTGTTGAAAACCACCACGAGTTGGGACGGGCAGCCCATCGTGTATCCAAAAGGCCAGGCCGAAATCACCGGCGTGATGATCGAGATCGCCCCGGGCGGCGAGACCGGCTGGCATCTGCATCCTGTTCCATGCTTCGGCTGTATCATGGAAGGGGAACTCGACGTCACCCTGAAAGACGGCCGCGTGAAGCACTTGAAGGCAGGCGAGGCGCTGGCGGAAGTTGTCAACACGCTGCACAACGGGCGGAATACCGGAAAAACACCTGTCAAGTTGCTTGTCTTCTATGCCGGATCGGTTGGAAGCAGCCTGACCGTCAGGAAATCCATCAAGAAATGA
- a CDS encoding cation diffusion facilitator family transporter, giving the protein MTLTVSDPRVSAARLSIFSNTALTGAKILAGILTGSVSILAEAIHSGLDLAAAVVAYCAIRIATKPRDEDHHYGHGKFENLSGVIEALLIFVAAVWIIWESLHKLMHPAVLAHARIGIMVMAVSAGVNILVSRRLFRVAREYDSEALRADAWHLKTDVYTSLGVFGALVLAWLGGKLFPSANLQWLDPVCAIGVALLILKTSYDLTLSAGRDLLDVSLTANELEKIHAYLDGLIRDRATRFQAGHEPVLGYHKLRTRKSGPNRFIDLHLELWPGITLARAKDTCEKVESGILALFPNASVTIHPEPAKRKYAPKSSGRC; this is encoded by the coding sequence ATGACGCTTACAGTGAGCGATCCCAGAGTTTCTGCGGCAAGGCTGTCCATTTTTTCCAATACAGCCCTGACCGGCGCTAAGATTCTTGCGGGAATCCTTACCGGTTCCGTTTCCATCCTGGCCGAGGCCATACACTCCGGGCTTGATCTGGCTGCGGCCGTCGTTGCCTACTGTGCCATCCGGATTGCCACCAAGCCCCGTGATGAAGACCACCACTATGGCCATGGGAAATTCGAGAATCTTTCCGGAGTCATTGAGGCGTTGCTGATCTTCGTCGCCGCTGTCTGGATCATCTGGGAATCGCTTCACAAACTCATGCATCCCGCAGTACTGGCGCATGCCAGGATCGGCATCATGGTCATGGCGGTTTCCGCCGGAGTGAATATCCTGGTCAGCCGCAGGTTGTTCCGAGTGGCGCGCGAATACGACTCCGAAGCATTGCGCGCCGACGCCTGGCACTTAAAAACCGATGTGTACACCTCCCTGGGTGTGTTTGGCGCTCTCGTGCTCGCCTGGTTGGGCGGAAAATTATTTCCCTCGGCAAATCTTCAATGGCTGGATCCGGTTTGCGCCATCGGTGTCGCCCTGCTGATTCTCAAGACCTCATATGACCTGACACTCTCGGCAGGCAGGGACCTTTTGGATGTCAGCTTAACCGCTAATGAACTCGAAAAAATTCATGCCTATTTGGATGGCCTCATACGAGATCGTGCCACGCGGTTCCAGGCGGGGCATGAGCCGGTGCTTGGCTATCACAAACTGCGCACCCGCAAATCGGGCCCCAACCGTTTCATTGACCTGCATCTGGAGCTGTGGCCCGGCATCACCCTGGCAAGGGCCAAGGATACCTGCGAAAAAGTGGAGTCGGGCATCCTGGCTTTGTTTCCCAACGCCTCAGTCACCATCCATCCCGAACCGGCCAAGCGCAAATACGCTCCAAAATCATCCGGACGCTGCTAA
- a CDS encoding VOC family protein, with product MTPTLPFNQFDAIEIPAPDIESAKVFYSTVFGWKLEPYGKQYCCFNDGRLTGGLSAERRVSEGGPLLVICVEDIDTAMDRIIKFGGRLSVPKFAFPGGKRAHFIDPNGNELAVWQEQPKKASV from the coding sequence ATGACGCCGACCCTCCCCTTCAATCAGTTTGACGCCATCGAGATTCCCGCACCCGACATCGAATCCGCAAAGGTTTTTTACAGTACGGTTTTTGGGTGGAAGCTCGAACCCTATGGCAAACAATATTGCTGTTTCAACGACGGGCGCCTGACTGGCGGCCTGTCAGCGGAACGCCGCGTGTCCGAAGGGGGCCCGCTGCTCGTGATTTGCGTTGAAGACATCGACACCGCCATGGACCGGATTATCAAATTTGGCGGACGTTTGTCCGTCCCCAAATTTGCCTTCCCCGGTGGCAAGCGCGCGCACTTCATCGATCCCAACGGCAATGAGCTGGCCGTCTGGCAGGAACAGCCGAAAAAAGCATCTGTTTAG
- a CDS encoding tRNA-dihydrouridine synthase family protein yields MIAPLIPQGRPLLLLAPMQDVTDLSFWRVLHRYGGPDVYFTEYFRVHSASTPESWILDAIRNNPSGRPVIAQMIGQDIEHLVRTAALLQKENIAALDLNIGCPAPIVCRKSSGGGMLRNLAHLDKVIAALRPAIHVNFTLKTRIGFDSPEEFDALLDLYAQHPIDALTVHGRTVKEMYRVNVHYDRIAQAVQKMKCPVFANGNILSAGNARAVVEQTGAQGLMIGRGAIRNPWIFNQIRESHAGEIKTRPTLSDVREYVEILYRGTRPEGFSETLQVARMKKFMNFIAQKIDPEDQFLHQIRRAASEMDFFKICDQFLCGDALFNPETPEKALANAGNPRTDCYL; encoded by the coding sequence GTGATCGCTCCACTCATTCCACAGGGACGCCCGCTCCTGCTCCTGGCCCCGATGCAGGATGTGACCGATCTGTCGTTCTGGCGCGTGCTGCACCGCTATGGCGGCCCTGATGTGTATTTCACGGAATATTTCCGGGTTCACTCCGCTTCAACCCCCGAATCCTGGATTCTGGACGCCATCCGCAACAATCCCTCCGGCCGGCCCGTGATAGCGCAAATGATAGGGCAGGACATCGAACACCTGGTCCGTACCGCAGCCCTCCTGCAAAAGGAAAACATCGCCGCACTGGATCTGAACATCGGCTGCCCCGCCCCCATCGTTTGCAGGAAATCCTCGGGCGGAGGAATGCTCCGCAACCTTGCTCATCTCGACAAGGTCATTGCCGCCCTCCGCCCTGCCATCCATGTGAATTTTACATTAAAAACCCGGATCGGTTTTGATTCACCGGAAGAATTTGACGCTCTTCTGGATCTTTACGCCCAACACCCCATCGATGCCTTGACCGTGCATGGCAGGACGGTGAAGGAAATGTACCGGGTGAATGTGCATTACGACCGGATCGCACAGGCGGTGCAAAAAATGAAATGCCCGGTCTTTGCCAACGGCAATATTCTGAGCGCCGGCAATGCGCGGGCGGTTGTTGAACAAACCGGGGCGCAGGGCCTGATGATCGGCCGCGGAGCCATCCGCAACCCCTGGATCTTCAACCAAATCCGGGAATCCCATGCCGGTGAAATTAAAACCCGCCCGACATTGTCGGATGTCCGGGAATACGTGGAGATACTTTATCGCGGAACACGGCCCGAGGGTTTTTCCGAAACGCTCCAGGTCGCCCGGATGAAAAAATTCATGAACTTCATCGCGCAAAAAATCGATCCGGAAGACCAGTTCCTACACCAGATCCGCCGCGCCGCCAGCGAAATGGATTTTTTCAAGATATGCGATCAGTTTTTGTGCGGAGACGCCCTGTTTAATCCGGAAACGCCGGAAAAGGCGCTGGCAAATGCCGGGAATCCCCGAACAGACTGCTATCTCTAA
- a CDS encoding Maf family protein, translating into MSCLILASQSPRRQELLEEAGISFRVQAPDADEWDFSTHPELTPVEIVRSNARRKAESVAHSHPQDIILAADTLVYCEGRLLGKPLDAGDAVAMLKWLSARTHEVLTAVAWRDPAQCTIREHVARTRVTFRSLDENIIHGYMEKVNVMDKAGAYGIQEHGSDLIERIEGSKTNVIGLPMEIVSVWWAERA; encoded by the coding sequence ATGTCGTGCCTGATACTTGCCTCGCAGTCGCCACGGCGCCAGGAACTCCTAGAAGAAGCCGGGATTTCCTTTCGTGTGCAGGCGCCGGATGCGGACGAATGGGATTTTTCAACGCACCCCGAGTTGACCCCGGTTGAAATTGTACGCTCCAATGCCCGTCGCAAGGCGGAAAGCGTCGCGCATTCCCACCCGCAGGACATCATTCTCGCCGCCGATACCCTCGTCTATTGCGAGGGTCGTCTGCTGGGAAAACCCCTGGATGCCGGTGATGCGGTTGCCATGCTGAAATGGTTGAGTGCCAGGACGCACGAAGTGCTTACCGCAGTCGCCTGGAGAGATCCCGCGCAGTGCACCATCCGCGAGCATGTGGCCAGAACCCGTGTCACGTTTCGCTCCCTGGATGAAAACATCATTCATGGGTACATGGAGAAGGTGAATGTCATGGACAAGGCGGGGGCCTACGGCATCCAGGAACATGGCAGCGATTTGATCGAACGCATTGAGGGCTCAAAAACCAACGTGATCGGCCTGCCGATGGAAATTGTCTCTGTCTGGTGGGCGGAACGGGCCTGA
- a CDS encoding carboxy terminal-processing peptidase, with protein sequence MGQKSRLLGFFLCFALLTPVAYGFGARPGQQSPPAPQQGQGQSPATNTSGQTPAVDKAAEYQDEVFGRAAALVSRFLQEQHFARHPIDAVVSAEWIKAYMKALDYNRLFFLKGEQDDFEAKYAPDAGSEIRSGQLSPAFAIFKVFQQHVNSRLAWVNKRLSQPFDFTTQDYYEPDRSKADWPQTAAEEDALWERRLKYEILQDRLAEKRKPQDSIQHLQKRYGVLQKNLNETDHEDIVTTYLSALTTLYDPHSVYLGPKEEEDFDISMKLQLVGIGAVLSSEDGYCIIKEIIPGGPADLDKRLTPNDKIVGVAQGDKEYIDIVDMKLRNAVHLIRGDKGTVVRLKVIPGGSDHSAVREEVRLVRDQVKIASQKAKAKVISQIGPDGQEYKIGVIELPSFYGNIGDYAGEDPSGGSSTTDDVALLIKKLKEKNIDGLVLDLRNNGGGLLSEAVRLVGLFIGKGPVVQVKDSQGKKQVLQNFDSNMAYDGPLMVLTNKLSASASEIAAGALQNYGRALIVGDKSTHGKGTVQTVAELNHFIPPINGITPVAGAMKITIQKFYLPNGHSTQQRGVIPDIILPSPNDYLELGESNLPHSLPWDEIEPAPFTKLDIDNPTGFIPQLNADSQQRIAKDGDFKLLLDDIARLRKHMEDRRVSLNITQRETEAAEDKQRKDEREKILKAMSAKLPDILSISFDNKKGLVEQLASQEKPKPKPAPDTSGDDEGTDIPKLTTSESYAADLHLRESLRIFGDWLKLLDKKGTMTALGDTKPKS encoded by the coding sequence ATGGGACAAAAAAGCAGATTATTGGGTTTCTTTTTGTGCTTTGCACTGTTGACGCCGGTGGCTTATGGCTTTGGCGCCCGCCCCGGGCAACAATCGCCGCCAGCCCCGCAGCAGGGGCAAGGCCAATCTCCCGCCACCAACACTTCCGGTCAAACCCCTGCCGTGGACAAGGCAGCCGAATATCAGGACGAGGTGTTCGGCCGGGCGGCCGCGCTTGTTTCCCGGTTTTTGCAGGAACAACATTTCGCGCGCCATCCCATTGATGCCGTGGTCAGCGCGGAGTGGATCAAGGCTTACATGAAAGCCCTGGATTACAACCGCCTCTTTTTCCTGAAAGGGGAACAGGACGATTTCGAGGCTAAATACGCGCCGGATGCAGGCTCGGAAATTCGCAGCGGCCAGCTCTCACCGGCGTTTGCGATTTTCAAAGTCTTCCAACAGCATGTGAACAGCCGCCTGGCCTGGGTCAACAAACGGCTCAGCCAACCGTTTGATTTTACAACCCAGGATTACTATGAGCCCGACCGTTCTAAAGCGGACTGGCCGCAGACAGCCGCGGAGGAAGACGCCCTCTGGGAGCGCCGGCTCAAATACGAGATTCTGCAGGATCGCTTGGCTGAAAAAAGAAAACCGCAGGACTCCATCCAGCACCTTCAAAAGCGCTACGGCGTGCTTCAGAAAAACCTGAACGAAACCGACCACGAAGACATTGTCACGACCTACCTTTCTGCCCTGACAACCCTTTATGATCCGCACAGCGTTTACCTCGGACCGAAGGAGGAGGAAGACTTCGACATCAGCATGAAGCTCCAACTGGTCGGCATCGGCGCCGTCCTGTCGTCGGAGGACGGATATTGCATCATCAAGGAAATCATCCCTGGCGGCCCGGCCGACCTTGACAAGCGGCTGACCCCCAACGACAAGATTGTCGGGGTCGCGCAGGGTGACAAGGAATATATCGATATCGTCGATATGAAGCTGCGCAATGCGGTGCATCTGATCCGCGGGGATAAAGGTACCGTTGTCCGGCTCAAGGTCATCCCCGGTGGCTCGGACCATTCCGCCGTGCGGGAAGAGGTCCGCCTTGTCCGCGACCAGGTCAAGATTGCGTCGCAAAAAGCCAAAGCCAAGGTGATCAGCCAGATCGGGCCTGACGGCCAGGAATACAAGATAGGCGTGATCGAGCTTCCTTCCTTTTACGGAAACATCGGGGATTACGCTGGAGAGGATCCCAGTGGCGGCAGCAGCACAACGGACGACGTGGCCCTGCTCATCAAAAAGCTGAAGGAAAAAAATATCGACGGCCTTGTTCTGGATCTTCGCAACAACGGGGGCGGGCTCCTGAGTGAAGCCGTGCGGCTGGTGGGGCTGTTTATCGGCAAGGGCCCCGTGGTGCAGGTGAAGGATTCCCAGGGAAAGAAACAAGTGCTCCAGAATTTCGATTCCAACATGGCCTATGACGGGCCGCTCATGGTGCTCACAAACAAATTGAGCGCTTCGGCCTCGGAAATTGCGGCCGGGGCGCTTCAAAATTACGGGCGCGCCTTGATCGTTGGCGACAAGAGCACCCATGGCAAAGGCACGGTGCAAACCGTGGCCGAGTTGAACCACTTTATTCCCCCGATCAATGGAATCACCCCCGTTGCCGGGGCCATGAAGATCACCATCCAGAAATTTTATCTTCCCAACGGACATTCCACACAGCAGCGTGGCGTTATTCCGGATATCATCCTGCCCTCGCCCAACGATTATCTGGAACTTGGGGAATCGAACCTCCCACATTCCCTGCCCTGGGATGAAATTGAACCGGCGCCTTTCACAAAACTGGACATCGACAATCCGACCGGCTTTATTCCCCAACTCAACGCCGATTCCCAGCAGCGGATTGCCAAAGACGGCGATTTCAAGCTGTTGCTGGATGACATCGCGCGCCTCCGCAAGCACATGGAAGACCGCCGGGTTTCGCTGAACATCACCCAGCGTGAGACCGAAGCCGCCGAGGACAAACAACGGAAGGACGAACGCGAAAAAATTCTCAAAGCCATGTCCGCCAAACTACCTGACATCCTGTCCATTTCCTTCGACAATAAAAAGGGCCTGGTGGAGCAACTCGCTTCCCAGGAAAAACCCAAGCCCAAGCCTGCCCCGGACACGTCAGGTGACGATGAAGGTACGGATATTCCAAAACTGACAACCTCGGAATCCTATGCGGCTGACTTGCATCTCCGCGAAAGCCTCAGGATTTTTGGCGACTGGCTTAAGTTATTGGATAAAAAAGGCACCATGACGGCCTTGGGTGACACCAAACCGAAATCGTAA